A genome region from Sphingorhabdus sp. SMR4y includes the following:
- a CDS encoding thiamine pyrophosphate-binding protein, with translation MNKRTGAQILVDQLVIQGTDRIFTVPGESFLSVLDALHDCGTIETVSTRQDGSAAFMAEADGKMTGAPGIAFVTRGPGATNASIGVHTAMQDSTPMILFIGDVARDDRDREGFQEVDFTAMFTPLAKWAARIDNAARIPEYIARAFDTASSGRPGPVVLALPEDMLRDVVETLDRPKVVAPAQPLCPDAMMTLTDMLRDATDPIAIIGGAGWSAKATHYFAQYAERIGLPVAVAFRRQDNFPNASPVYAGNLGYGPNPRLTQRIRDADIVLAVGARLGEATTDGYTLITPDHPDQILVHVHPDPDELNHVYRTDLPICAEMDEFAEQAALWQDDLLTFDAGKAAHDDYLDWSSPQPTAAKLDLGLCVAAMQQQLPADAIICNGAGNFSGWWHRYWKYGAFPSQLAPTSGAMGYGVPASVAAALRFPDRISVVVAGDGDFMMNGQELATAIQYGANLLVLVIDNGSFGTIRLHQEREYPARLSATSLKNPDFAALAKAYGGWSATVESTEEFAPALADAMKHDGLRLLHLKTDVEFLTAAGATVSGLRT, from the coding sequence ATGAATAAACGCACAGGCGCGCAGATTTTGGTCGACCAGCTGGTCATCCAGGGCACTGACCGGATATTCACCGTCCCGGGCGAGAGTTTTCTCTCCGTCCTCGACGCCCTCCACGATTGCGGCACGATCGAGACCGTCTCCACCCGGCAGGACGGCAGCGCCGCCTTCATGGCCGAAGCCGACGGCAAGATGACCGGCGCACCCGGCATTGCCTTTGTCACCCGCGGTCCCGGCGCGACCAATGCCAGCATCGGCGTCCACACCGCGATGCAGGACAGCACACCGATGATCCTGTTCATCGGCGATGTCGCGCGCGATGACCGCGACCGCGAAGGCTTTCAGGAAGTCGATTTCACTGCGATGTTCACGCCGCTCGCCAAATGGGCGGCACGAATCGACAATGCTGCGCGCATTCCCGAATATATCGCCCGCGCCTTTGACACCGCCAGCTCGGGGCGTCCCGGACCCGTTGTGCTGGCGCTTCCCGAGGATATGCTGCGTGACGTGGTCGAGACGCTCGACCGGCCCAAAGTCGTCGCCCCGGCCCAGCCGCTCTGCCCCGACGCGATGATGACGCTCACCGACATGCTGCGCGATGCCACCGACCCGATCGCGATTATCGGCGGCGCGGGGTGGAGCGCCAAGGCCACCCATTACTTCGCCCAATATGCCGAGCGCATCGGCCTGCCGGTGGCGGTCGCCTTCCGGCGGCAAGATAATTTTCCCAATGCAAGTCCGGTCTATGCCGGCAATCTCGGCTATGGTCCCAATCCCAGGCTGACCCAGCGGATCAGGGACGCCGATATCGTGCTGGCGGTCGGCGCGCGCCTCGGCGAGGCGACCACCGATGGCTATACGCTGATCACACCCGACCATCCCGACCAGATACTCGTCCATGTCCATCCCGATCCCGACGAGCTCAACCATGTCTATCGCACCGATCTGCCGATCTGCGCCGAGATGGATGAATTCGCCGAACAGGCGGCGCTGTGGCAGGATGACCTGCTGACCTTCGACGCAGGCAAGGCCGCACATGACGATTATCTGGACTGGTCGAGCCCGCAACCCACTGCCGCCAAGCTCGACCTCGGCCTGTGCGTCGCCGCGATGCAGCAGCAGCTCCCCGCCGACGCGATCATCTGCAACGGGGCCGGCAATTTTTCCGGCTGGTGGCACCGCTACTGGAAATATGGCGCCTTCCCCAGCCAGCTCGCCCCGACCAGCGGCGCGATGGGATACGGCGTCCCGGCCTCGGTGGCAGCCGCCTTGCGCTTTCCCGACCGTATATCCGTGGTTGTTGCAGGAGATGGCGACTTCATGATGAACGGCCAGGAACTCGCCACCGCGATCCAGTATGGCGCAAATCTGCTGGTGCTGGTGATCGACAATGGCAGCTTCGGCACCATCCGCCTGCACCAGGAGCGCGAATATCCGGCGCGGCTATCGGCAACATCGCTGAAAAACCCCGATTTCGCGGCACTGGCAAAGGCCTATGGCGGCTGGAGCGCTACGGTCGAAAGCACCGAAGAATTCGCGCCCGCACTGGCGGATGCGATGAAGCACGATGGCCTGCGCCTGCTGCACCTCAAAACCGACGTGGAATTTTTGACCGCGGCGGGAGCGACGGTAAGCGGACTGCGGACTTAG